The genomic stretch TGTTCACATCCAAGTCAACATTATGACACATGGCAGTGGTCATATGTCAAGCAAGTGTCATTACCACATACAAGTCAGTATTATTgtcacatatttatatttaattcatacaaattttcgttaattttattcaaacaaattgaattgaattgtcTTTTATTCTAACAAACTAAACTGAATTTAGTGAACCGAACAACGATATGAACCAACTGTTATGAACCaaacattttttctaattacacttttgaatcaaactatattaattttaatttggactATACTATTTTAACCGAATTGTACTATATCAATATTGTTCATAAAgtgttttaaaaatgataatattaatttcaattcaCTGTCGTGctaaatttaaatgtatagTCAAACTGATTAACAATACGAAGCAAAactattacattttataaattgttttctacttttaatttgtttcatgttttcaaaGATTCGTATGAAAGTCAATTTCTCGAAGGATTGGCTCAAAATAACAAATCCAACCAGCAAAGTATATGTTCAAATGAATCGAGAACAAAAAGCtatacacaaaaaacaaaaacaagaatagttattttcaccatcatataaaataaaaatcatattaaaacgagataataattttgtaaattaaaaggaaaaaagaaaatataatagaaaaatacaagtaaatatagatttaagttatataaaataaatattaaatatgtttgtacaCCTAACACAATTTTTTCCATGATCAAGGTTCTAGTTAGAAGCTTTaacctttatttattattaatatatatatatatatatatatatatatatatattatatatatattatatatatatatatatatatatatatccgaattcaattttaaccattttttctaatatataatattataaataatccatAGTTCAATATAAGTTGATACATTATATCaagttttaatttgtaatttaataacttataatatttttgttgatattgatatttattacatattttttgtatcatacatattaatatgtatgataagaaaatatacaataaaaattaacatcaacaaaaatattataaattattaaatcttGAAGTCTACCAAAATAATAGTGCAAAAATATGAGCACTTAAGTTTTGTAGGAACATGTCTAAAACTAAATCTTAGAAGTACAAGATAGAGATTGTCCATCATCAAGCAACTTCCcatcattaaatttttcttttttctttcaccatGATATTTCCATCAACCAATGGAgagtttaaaatagaaattgaatCATCCAATCAACCATTAGGCTCCCTTCAATTGAAGTCAAAGTATACTAATAAAGATTGATAAGGAGTAAAAGATGCAAAGAGAACATTGTCCTTTAAAAGTttcttaaaaatcaaatttaattgaaaagtaTCACAACATTAAAatcgaaaatattttattgcttACAAAAGAGCAACAATACGTaactattttatatgatttcatCGACAAAAGCAAATGATTTTAAGCAAAGAAACAATTATATACATTcgtttaaaaattcaaaagaggAAATACCgactaaaagtataaaactCCTATCTATACATtcgtttaaaaaataagaaaagaaaattagagttgactcaaaatgaaaaaagttgaatataaaGCATCTATACTAAACAAACAAGTAAAACctatattacataaattatcttttaatttatttattcattttatttatacttatcaCAAGTTAAtgcattttcataaaaaaaaataaaataaagagaaaaatggtCAGTTTTTGAACCAGAATAACCCTGtcctaatatataattttttctaccTCGAACAGaattatttctcataaaatatacCTAAAATTTACCAAAAGATACCATTTAACTAAATAAGTTAAACCAGACAcgaattaattcatttatctaaaactttaaattaagtcaataagataaaaatcacttcaaatattttctgtcggagcaagaagaaaaaaacatttgtaacagaaaaaaagaagtatgTATGTGCTCCGAAACATTATGAGAGTGCTCAAATTGGGCCGCACGAATATGACGGGTCGGTGTCGGGCACCCATTCTAAAACCCTCGCTCTTCGCACTCACTGCTCTTTGCTTTTGTCTTCCTTCTCCTAAAACCCTCACCTCTGCACTCCATAGTTAGGGCTTTTCATTCTCCTCATCACTTCTTCAATGGCCACTCTTCTTCTCAGACACTCCTCTTCCACTTCTCGCCGCCTCTTCCCCTTAGCCTCTCAAATCCACTCTTCCGTATCTCGTTCTCCTCTCTCTACTCCCAATGACTCCACCTCCACCTCCTTCTATTCTTTCAATTTCAATCCATGGTGGAGATCCATGGCAACTTTCACCAGAACGTAACACTCTCGCTTTCTCTTTTTCGtcgcaaaatttaaaatatacaagtaaCAGTAATCGTTATTAGTATgtcttttacttgttttgttcatCTTATTGTTTGACTTTGCAGGAAGCCTCACGTTAATGTCGAAACTATTGGACACGTGGATCATGGGAAGACCACGCTAAATGCGGCAATCACCAAGGTCTTGATTCACTCTTTGTTTAAATGTGTGTTGAGGTGGATGTTTTGGTGTTTATTACTCAATTAGGTTTGATCAGGTGCTTGCGGATGAAGGGAAGGCTAAGGCTGTGGCCTTTGATGAAATTGACAAGGCTCCtgaagagaagaagagaggaaTCACCATTGCAACGGTATGGAATCGCACTCTTTTGGTCTTGCAATCGATTGTGTTGTTTTCTGTTGATATGTATGCTTGCTCTATATTTCAGTTTTCAGGCTCATGTGGAGTATGAGACTGCAAAACGACATTATGCGCATGTGGACTGCCCTGGACACGCGGATTATGTTAAAGTAAGCTTTCGAATTTGGTTTAGTTTCTCtaagaatgttttttttattggagTTATGAATTGCCTAACGGAAGCTGGGTGGCTAAGTTGTGGCGAACAAATTTAAGCAATTTTACCTTGTATAATAGTTAATTGTGGAATTTAGCATATTTTGGTGCTTGTGTAGCCTGACCTTCTTTTTAAAATGAGATGGAAAATTTATGCTAGGAATTTGGAAGTAGATTAGtttgtaacaaaatatattttataggtaTTGATTACACTGTATATTGGCAACAGCTGCATTTGTCAGATTCCTATTTTCCATGAATGCTGGTGGGTTTAGCATTCCAGCTTGCCTTGATGTACTTACTAGATGGTTTATATAAtggttttatttagtttaaataacaaattaattcttGTTCACTGTATGCTTTATAATTGtctgtttttttttcagaatatgATTACGGGAGCTACCCATATGGATGGTGGTATACTTGTTGTATCTGCACCTGATGGACCAATGCCTCAAACCAAGGAGCACATTCTTCTTGCTCGCCATGTAGGTATTTTACTGATGTGgtttgtatatatatacctAGAACGTCTACACCTTTCTCCTTACTTCTAGATtgacatattttatctttaaatgtaTTATGCAGGTTGGTGTGCCATCTCTTGTTTGCTTTCTAAATAAAGTTGATGCTGTTGATGATCCAGAGTTGTTAGAGCTTGTAGAAATGGAGTTACGTGGTAGGGTGTTTCTCTAAGGCTTCTCTTCTCTTGTCCATGCTCAGAAAATGAATAAACCTGCTTAAGTTTCTGTAATCTTTGTGTTTgctaaaatgtgtttttatgataaTGTTTTTTGTAGAGCTACTGAGCTTCTACAAGTTCCCTGGGGATGAAATCCCGATCATTAGAGGTTCAGCGTTGTCTGCTTTACAGGGTACAAATGACGAGATTGGAAGACAGGCCATTCTAAAATTAATGGATGTTGTAGATGCATACATTCCTGACCCTGTTCGCCAACTTGACAAGCCCTTCCTAATGCCAATTGAAGATGTGTTCTCAATTCAGGTAAAATGACCTGAACTTTATTTTTTGGGTTAATttttgaagaaagcagattcatTGAAGTAAAGATGGCCTcagttataaaattttacaatttgtaATGTAAGTCTTGTGTTTTTATCATGTTCTATCACTTTCCATCCGCTCCAGTATAAACACCGTTTAGGTAACGACACTGTTTAAGAAGTACTATTTATTACTATTCTGTTTACGTTCATTGCTTTAAATTCCTTATATGCTCTTTCAGTTCACTCAAACTACAGCAATTATTGATGTGCTTAACATCATAAGCAGATGGGATTATGAACACTGGAGCATATGTGGAATAGATGTTTATAATACCGGTCATCTTTGTAACTGTGGTCACTTTAACAAATTCTTTCTTGTTCTTTTAAATCTCTAGTTAGGTGAaggataaaatttcaaaatcttaaatttcaaattcttaattCGGTCTAGGGTTTTTGAAGAATAAATAAGGAAAGGAGGTAGCATTTGTTACGGCCTTGCTCTTTGTAATGATATGACGCAGTGGTAATTTAAATCTTAACATAGTGCTTTAAAAACTGTTGTctcatataattgttttttttcccttaaagagaatatcaaaatttctattttcaacACTTAGTTCTCTCAAAATCTGCATTTGTTTCATTACATATATTGGATTGTATggacataaataaatatgggGGCAATGGTTTCCATCATTTCAGctgctttatatttttcatttgtgatGAAGGGACGTGGAACAGTTGCCACTGGCCGTGTTGAACAAGGCGTCATTAAAGTCGGTGAAGAAGTAGAGGTGTTAGGTCTAATGCAGGTATGTATGTTCATTGAGTCATTTCCTATATATAGCTGCCTTCTGATCCTTCTTGttaataaactaatattaattattctttcaataaaaacaCTACAGATTAATCAGAAACCTTTCATTAAAGACAAAACatcaatgtatattaatttcttacaaACAAACAATAAACCAGTCGAAATTATTCCCCCTAAATAAACATTTCACATTTACTGtgtttgaaatagaaaaaaatgtaaagtatAATAATGCTTGCATGGCTTAGGATCTTATTTTCATGCAGTATATATAACAGAATATTGGATGGACCCACATGTCAAATCACTCTTTTTGAGGTTCCCTGGTTTATCAATGGTCACCGTCTATTGAAGGAACCATGCTTCCTCATGCTTGATGTACTTCTCAACTTCTTCTTCGAACTCTTGATAAAATTCGAAAACTGGTCGTTTAGGTTATCCCTAGCATTAGCCTCGTCATCATCTCGTAGTGGTACAGGTGTAACGTTGCTCTGCTCCCGACCGATGTGGGACACGGTTCTAATTTTACCCTTGGCACGTCGAATGAAACTGTTGAAAGTTTCATCGTTATCAAGTGAGGTGTTATCTGAGTTCGCCGCACGACCATGTTATCCCTTCCAAGCGCGTGTGGTCTCTACTGCTGGATTAGCAGCACGCCACCTCATCCTTGGATCATATCCAGCTTCACTTGAAGCAACTCTTGTTGCCTTTCCATGAACCTTTGAACATGATGAGTTCCTGTTCCATGATGGAGGTTGGTTTGAAAAGTGTTCGATGCAAGGTATATGGTTTCTCGACAAACTTGGTTAAGCTCAAATGATTATAAGTTGAGTTGGTGTAACTTGTTTTATAGTGTGTTATGAGGGTGTAAATGGAAGATTATGaactaaaataagaaagaaatagtgacatgttttgaataGGTATGTGTATGAGGACTAATTGTTTTTCGTAGGAGCTATCCAGTTAAGATTCTGAACAGCGATTAAGAAGAgctttttctaattttccaCGGAATATAATGGTGTCAAACTCCAAAACAACCAAGTACTGATGTATATACAGTAACATTGAACCATGGCCAAAGTTGACGGCTTAGTCCTAATCTTCtcaaggaaataaaataaaaggaagagaTTTTCTTTAAGTACTTGATAATTCTATGGTTAGTATTGTATACTGCTGTTTTAATTATctgttattatcataataaaaagcaaaaaaaataaacataaacatttaTCTCTTTCATCAAAAATCAGTATCTTCCTCTCCCACCCTCACAAACATGAGAGTTTTCCATGGAGTAGCTAGATGGTATCAGATTCCAAGAGGACCCTTCTTCAGAATTGgcgaaataaataaaagtttcagTTGCAGCTTGCAAGAATCACGTCATTCCCATATATATAAGATGCTTATGTGGTTATGGGTAATTATTATTCGTGTGTCTTTATGTGGAAATTAAACAACTCATCGCActtgttgaattttaaattacgaTCAGAGAGCCAGAATGTAAGTGGCTCCTACCATACCAAACATTAAAACGAATatgtttctggaattttatttttgcatgttCATGGTGTAGTGTATCAACCGTAGTTAAATTTATCTCAATCTAACGTTGCTGGTTGAGTATTGCTTCCACATTTATCTCAATTAATAGATAGTTTAACGTTGTCATGTTCTTTCACAAAAGACAGAAAGAGAGGGGGGGAAAGCGAGTCCAAGTCATGCAGCTCGAAAGAAACAAAGTTCTAATTTTCAACTCACACCAAAGATTTCTTCTTTCTCATACCATTTACTCTTCCCGGTTCCACCACTGATTTATGTCACTACCACCATCTTTTAGAAAACAAACCATTATGTACCAAACTTGACACTTCTAGAACCAGTTATTTTGACTCAAATTCAAAATACTGGACCAGCTTTTATGATTCCCGTAAGTGTTTTTTTAAGGTGGGACGGTTGTTATTAGAGAGAACTTTGACTACACTAAGGTTTGAAACTACTTTATTACACCTAACAATCACATGCAAGAACTTATCTGCTTTTTCATAATGGTAATGGGGTTTTGAATTTACCACCATTAATAAAAGACTTGAAAATTAGTTCACTATGTAACCAAGTAGAGTTAACAATAAACTATACTTTGAAATGGCGTATTTTAGAgactagaagaaaaaaatttcttgcGAATGTTACTGTATTATAGTTAATGGGCTCCCTATATTTAgagaagtaatatttttttttgttttattattatattaaattataattttagaatttataattagttggtcatttaataaattattaaagaatatattatgtttaaagtattacttctctgaataattattttattcatttgatttattattaaactGATTTaccgtaaaaataaaaatatatttcaactctaacctttaatatctaataaattattattttagttcttaaatagtattattagttttttaaatttaaaatcttcatACAAATCTCTAAAATGCTCGAATTCTATATTGAATCGATTTAACCCACGGTATgtatttctaaagattatttttaaaattatttgatttttaaaattatttgatttttaaaataaatagataattatttcttttaatgtgTGTCCTTATACACATATGTTGTCTCTTgtaatatttatctattataatataacaaccCTGCAGAAGAGTGATACAAAATATCATGAGACGGACCTTCAAAGATAATGCATCagaattaatatacaaaatatgaaCTCTTCTTTGATTGTTTTCAGGTTTAGCTGTTGAGTCAGGAAATCATAAGACGGGGCTGGAGGGCCACTGCAAGGTGACAAGATGAAACTGTCACAGCAAAGAATGGTCCATCTTGTAAGGGAAAGAGATTGTAAGAAGATTTGTTGCAGCTGCAGTTGAAGGGATTATATTTTGGCATTTTTTAGCTTAGTTCAAATACTACCAAATATATTCCAGTGATAAACAAGTGAAAGCAGTGATGCATACCTTTAGTCCCTCATTGAAAAGCCATTAAAAAAAAGCAGTCTTAAACGTTGACAATAAAGCAGCATAATAATGTCTCAATGGTTTCAACTTTCAAGTACCACCTAAGATTTACTAATGCAACCCACGTTCTTCTtgattttttctctctcaataGTAGAATGTGGAAGGGAGTAAAAGGAAACTCGATATCAATCCTACTTACGCACATACAAATTTGACTAATCAAATTAACTTACATAATTCACAACATAGAAACAGTCTAATTAATGCTCAGCGATTCAAAAGCTAAACAAGGGTGCTGAAAGATGAATACAGgctaattttacaattcaacaTTGGAGCATATCCCAGGTTGGGAACAAGTCAACAAGATCAAGAAAAGTATACTCTGCATACCTCTTTAAAGGAGCAGTCAAAGTGGATTGCTTATTTTCGTGTGGATCTTCCAAGGTTCTTATGACCACCAAATTACCATGGGAAAGAAAGATGCATAATCAATAAACAGATACAATAAACGAGCCATCTTCATTACTACAATGAGACATTCCATGGTTATGCACAACACTATCTAAATAATTTCAGTATTAGAACCCTGTGGAAGAGTGAAAAAACAGAATTGAAGGTATGGTTATGCCTCCAGATAATGACCCTTGTATGCTACTAATAACTCCTCTGCATTTTCTCTGAACTGTGATATATACTTGTCCAAGAACATCTCCTCAGACAAGCACAACACATGAATATAACTGGGGACTTTCTTGCAGAGATTTTTTGATTTCAACAGTTGGAAGACTTTATATCGAGGAAGCACGCGATCCTCCATGCTGTACATTAAAATCCTAGGCTGGTGAATAAGGACTGACTTGGGCAGCATAACTGTATGCAAGAAGAATTTCATTCCAACTTTCAACTTCTTCTCTGATGTTCTAAACAAAGTCGGAGTTCTCTTGAACATTTGCAGGCCCTCATCCTtcgaaaaaccaaaaaaaagttTCAACTTTCTCTCAAATGTTTTATCGCTCAAACAACTTAATGTATAAATTGCATGGACAAGCATTCTTGAATTTTCACGGAAACCCAAGTCTACAGCTCGAGAAACATTGTTTTCAATAGTAGACCGCTGTGCAACGAAAAGCCTTGGATGAAGTTTGAGTAGCAATGAAAGATGAGTCCCAAGAATGCCACAACTCTCCAAGAAGACGACATTCTCCATAATTCTTTTGTACTTTGGGAGTATCCAGCCACATCTGtgcaaaacaagaataaaatctTTCTGGTCGTAGACAATTTTCCTAATAGCTTCAACTGAGGGGACCAATGTTTTCTTCAAGCTATGAGTCAAAATGGAGGGATTCTTTGAAATGAAGCTGCATAACTCGTAACCCTGGAATCCAGACATCTGAAAGAGCTGAATTTTGGGTCTCAAGATTTTCTCAACGTTTGTAAACAGTATCTGGGGTATTTGACGAATCAGGGAGAGAATCTGGCTTTGGGAAAAGCCTATTTGTTTGAAGAAAGTGAGCACTGATAAGGGGTTTTGAGGGAATCTGCACCCTGAAACACGTTTGGAGACATAAAGGGATTGGGTTCTGGAGAACTGCAAGTCGGAATTCAGGTAATCAATTAATGAAATGGTTTCGTTGAAGTGTAGGCAACGGCTTTTGGTTgagaaagagaggaagaatgTCATAGACTGATAAGAGAATTGATTGAAAAGAGAAGATGAAACAGCATGGTGTGACTTGAGAGACTGCATTAGTTCTGTGATCGTAGATCGTAGATGAATGAATGCTTTGTTTAGAATCAACCAAAAAACAACGTATTTTTTAGGTTGTCTATTTCGAATTTGAAGTCACCAAACGTTGGCAGCCCTAATCAAGATAATCCCCAAATCTGATTCTCAAGGGTTTCGAAGAACCCTAAATCCCCAATTTCTTTAACCTTTCGTCTCGCGCTTGGATTTCAAACCCTTCTTCTTCATTGAGCACGGCCAAATCACGATGAAGAAGACTGAACCCTTTCTTGAAGTTGCGTTCTCGTCGACGGTGGgttgcttcgcgggggtctgtctggtttggttttttgcaggtaccgtggtggctgtcgcattggcgcaatcgacatcgatttTTGTCACAGTGGCCTGTggttctgtttggaacggaggtggaggattctcgcaatgtaggtgtgttcgcgtctggtttcgcgtcttctccgggcagcttttttcgtcgcaggtggctgcgtggtggccggcgccgcagtgatggggatttcgcgtcagaaagtgccctcgtcgtcgatctgattcACAGTGATGCATTAGATGTCTTGAGATGTGTTAaaccattatttaaatatatttataattattttttttatgatgtgacatgggtgttttacttttttaataatatttgcttTATTAGGAGTTAGTCACTTTTGtggtttatgttttatgtttaagttTGTGTATGCCTACATTGTATTTATGCTTTCATAAACTAGCATGTTTGTCTCCTAAATTATTAAGCTTTCCAAGTTTATGCAAGGATCAAATGTGTTGGATTGATAGAAGACCAAGGAACAAACAACAAAACCCTAAGTTCAGCTCTGCACCTAGAGCTAAGCAACATTCGGGTTTGGCTGGATTCAGCCCAACCGGATTAATCGAGGATATGGGTAATTTCGGACATCACACAAACGTAAGCCAGCCCACACTTCATCGGAAGAAGACAACACCTTTGTGTGATAGGAAAGCGCAACACCTTCCAATGAGCACGAGGAATGAGCAAATTCTGAAGAAAAGAGGGAAGTTATAGATAAAAGGTGAAGAGGTCGGGGGaagagaatattattttttttattcttaaagaCATCATTTGTCCCAAGTTTCGTTTCTCTTTCTTCGATTTGGTCATATTTTTATgaaggacaatgatattttgacaattttctcttataatctgATGTGAcgttttttatgtgttaaaatatcattttatttttttaagttaaaaaaatattaatttgtataaattatgatcaatttgattattttttgtgacGACATTTAAATTGTTAACCAAAAGTGAACAACGACAATCATGTGTcatttcgtgattttttttattttttaaattttttaaaaaattttaaaaaattgttcacaTCCAAGTCAACATTATGACACATGGCAGTGTCATATGTCAAGCAAGTGTCATTACCACATACAAAGTCAGTATTATTgtcacatattttatatttaattcatacaaattttcgttaattttattcaaacaaattgaattgaattgtcTTTTATTCTAACAAACTAAACTGAATTTAGTGAACCGAACAACGATATGAACCAACTGTTATGAACCaaacattttttctaattacacttttgaatcaaactatattaattttaatttggactATACTATTTTAACCGAATTGTACTATATCAATATTGTTCATAAagtgtttttaaaaatgataatattaatttcaattcaCTGTCGTGctaaatttaaatgtatagTCAAACTGATTAACAATACGAAGCAAAactattacattttataaattgttttctacttttaatttgtttcatgttttcaaaGATTCGTATGAAAGTCAATTTCTCGAAGGAATTGGCTCAAAATAACAAATCCAACCAGCAAAGTATATGTTCAAATGAATCGAGAACAAAAAGCtatacacaaaaaacaaaaacaagaatagttattttcaccatcatataaaataaaaatcatattaaaacgagataataattttgtaaattaaaaggaaaaaagaaaatataatagaaaaatacaggtaaatatagatttaagttatataaaataaatattaaatatgtttgtacaCCTAACACAATTTTTTCCATGATCAAGGTTCTAGTTAGAAGCTTtaacctttatttatttattaatatatatatatatatatatatatatatatatatatatatatccgaattcaattttaaccattttttctaatatataatattataaataatccatAGTTCAATATAAGTTGATACATTATATCaagttttaatttgtaatttaataacttataatatttttgttgatattgatatttattacatattttttgtatcatacatattaatatgtatgataagaaaatatacaataaaaattaacatcaacaaaaatattataaattattaaatcttGAAGTCTACCAAAATAATAGTGCAAAAATATGAGCACTTAAGTTTTGTAGGAACATGTCTAAAACTAAATCTTAGAAGTACAAGATAGAGATTGTCCATCATCAAGCAACTTCCcatcattaaatttttcttttttctttcaccatGATATTTCCATCAACCAATGGAgagtttaaaatagaaattgaatCATCCAATCAACCATTAGGCTCCCTTCAATTGAAGTCAAAGTATACTAATAAAGATTGATAAGGAGTAAAAGATGCAAAGAGAACATTGTCCTTTAAAagtttcttaaaaaacaaatttaattgaaaagtaTCACAACATTAAAatcgaaaatattttattgcttACAAAAGAGCAACAATACGTaactattttatatgatttcatTGACAAAAGCAAATGATTTTAAGCAAAGAAACAATTATATACATTcgtttaaaaattcaaaagaggAAATACCgactaaaagtataaaactCCTATCTATACATtcgtttaaaaaataagaaaagaaaattagagttgactcaaaatgaaaaaagttgaatataaaGCATCTATACTAAACAAATAAGTAAAACCTATATTACATTGAATATAAATAACAGTgcttaattacataaattatcttttaatttatttattcattttatttatacttatcaCAGGTTAAtgcattttcataaaaaaaataaaataaagagaaaaatggtCAGTTTTTGAACCAGAATAACCCTGtcctaatatataattttttctaccTCGAACAGAATTATTTCTCATAAAGTATACCTAAAATTTACCAAAAGATACCATTTAACTAAATAAGTTAAACCAGACACGAATTAATACATTtatctaaaactttaaattaagtcAATAAGATAAAAATCACATCAAATATTTTCTGTCGgagcaagaagaagaaaacatttgtaacagaaaaaaagaagtatgTATGTGCTCCGAA from Vigna unguiculata cultivar IT97K-499-35 unplaced genomic scaffold, ASM411807v1 contig_285, whole genome shotgun sequence encodes the following:
- the LOC114171512 gene encoding elongation factor Tu, mitochondrial-like, which gives rise to MATLLLRHSSSTSRRLFPLASQIHSSVSRSPLSTPNDSTSTSFYSFNFNPWWRSMATFTRTKPHVNVETIGHVDHGKTTLNAAITKVLADEGKAKAVAFDEIDKAPEEKKRGITIATAHVEYETAKRHYAHVDCPGHADYVKNMITGATHMDGGILVVSAPDGPMPQTKEHILLARHVGVPSLVCFLNKVDAVDDPELLELVEMELRELLSFYKFPGDEIPIIRGSALSALQGTNDEIGRQAILKLMDVVDAYIPDPVRQLDKPFLMPIEDVFSIQGRGTVATGRVEQGVIKVGEEVEVLGLMQEPCFLMLDVLLNFFFELLIKFENWSFRLSLALASSSSRSGTGVTLLCSRPMWDTVLILPLARRMKLLKVSSLSSEVLSEFAARPCYPFQARVVSTAGLAARHLILGSYPASLEATLVAFP
- the LOC114171513 gene encoding transcription termination factor MTERF5, chloroplastic-like; the protein is MQSLKSHHAVSSSLFNQFSYQSMTFFLSFSTKSRCLHFNETISLIDYLNSDLQFSRTQSLYVSKRVSGCRFPQNPLSVLTFFKQIGFSQSQILSLIRQIPQILFTNVEKILRPKIQLFQMSGFQGYELCSFISKNPSILTHSLKKTLVPSVEAIRKIVYDQKDFILVLHRCGWILPKYKRIMENVVFLESCGILGTHLSLLLKLHPRLFVAQRSTIENNVSRAVDLGFRENSRMLVHAIYTLSCLSDKTFERKLKLFFGFSKDEGLQMFKRTPTLFRTSEKKLKVGMKFFLHTVMLPKSVLIHQPRILMYSMEDRVLPRYKVFQLLKSKNLCKKVPSYIHVLCLSEEMFLDKYISQFRENAEELLVAYKGHYLEA